A part of Silvimonas soli genomic DNA contains:
- a CDS encoding DUF7661 family protein has protein sequence MRFDIYGRFQLEIRREQNQWAIYRPGVGTLLADHKIVIPADLPESEITLFLNDMFHEVADGSRDIVLMP, from the coding sequence GTGAGATTCGATATCTACGGCAGATTCCAGCTGGAAATACGGCGCGAGCAAAACCAATGGGCTATTTATCGCCCAGGCGTTGGCACATTGCTGGCAGATCACAAAATCGTGATTCCGGCCGATTTGCCCGAAAGTGAAATCACCTTGTTTCTGAATGACATGTTTCATGAAGTGGCCGATGGATCGCGCGATATTGTATTAATGCCCTAA
- a CDS encoding methyl-accepting chemotaxis protein: MNISTRIASLLALAVIGLVVLAACAFVSFSRLTGNLQDIADNTLPSEATIAAIQLNISRTKLAVEELLRQDGGQQAQDAHVTELRTQVAALFKKYNDSMISDEKDKGMLEANLALFNRWLGGVDQYMALAKGGQADKARQLLTEQVLPLDKQLDDGLDAWTKYNDGLGEQAKQAAYSTISASRITLIMVSLVTILAVLGIGIWLYRGITGPVSSLRTLLQDISQSLDFTKRSPATSKDEIGQTVTAVNHLLETVERSMQQILFATGEVSTMASTMSGTANEVATSSRRQSDAASNMAAAVEEVTVSINHVADQARQAANASSRSGELASEGERVIGQTTSDIREVQRTIETVATKVEEVEGSSLQVDSVLKVIKDVAEQTNLLALNAAIEAARAGDAGRGFAVVADEVRKLAERTASSTVEIGKIIQQMKDTSLDANKQMSGAVEVARSAVGRAAQAESSIATIRESSSVAVDLVGQITNAIAEQSTASNVIANQVESVAQMTEQNSEAAQSTARSADELKLIVARLTAEIGRYRLVPA, from the coding sequence ATGAATATCAGCACCCGCATTGCGTCTCTTCTTGCCCTTGCCGTGATTGGCCTGGTGGTGCTCGCCGCCTGTGCTTTTGTTTCTTTCAGCCGTCTCACGGGCAATCTGCAAGACATTGCCGATAACACGCTACCCAGCGAAGCCACCATCGCTGCCATTCAGCTCAACATCAGTCGTACCAAACTGGCTGTAGAAGAATTGCTGCGGCAAGACGGCGGCCAACAGGCGCAGGATGCGCACGTGACGGAACTGCGCACCCAGGTGGCCGCGCTTTTCAAAAAGTACAATGACAGCATGATCTCGGATGAGAAAGACAAGGGTATGCTGGAGGCCAACCTGGCGTTGTTCAACCGCTGGCTGGGTGGCGTGGACCAATACATGGCGTTGGCTAAGGGGGGGCAGGCTGACAAAGCCCGGCAACTACTGACTGAACAAGTGCTGCCACTGGACAAACAACTGGACGATGGTCTGGATGCGTGGACCAAATACAACGACGGGCTGGGTGAGCAAGCCAAGCAGGCGGCGTACAGCACTATTTCGGCATCGAGGATCACGCTGATTATGGTCAGCCTGGTGACCATTCTCGCGGTCTTGGGCATTGGCATCTGGTTGTATCGCGGCATTACCGGACCGGTTTCCAGCTTGCGTACTTTGCTGCAAGACATCTCGCAAAGTCTGGATTTCACCAAGCGCTCGCCCGCCACCTCAAAAGACGAAATTGGGCAGACGGTCACCGCAGTCAATCACTTGCTCGAGACGGTTGAACGCAGCATGCAGCAAATTCTCTTTGCCACCGGCGAGGTGTCCACCATGGCCAGTACCATGTCTGGCACTGCCAACGAGGTTGCCACCAGTTCCCGCCGGCAAAGTGACGCGGCCAGCAATATGGCTGCGGCGGTCGAAGAGGTCACCGTCAGTATCAACCACGTGGCAGATCAGGCTCGCCAGGCGGCCAATGCGTCGTCACGCTCGGGCGAACTGGCATCTGAAGGCGAGCGGGTTATCGGCCAGACCACCAGCGACATCCGCGAAGTTCAGCGCACCATTGAAACCGTCGCCACCAAGGTCGAAGAAGTAGAAGGCAGCAGCTTGCAGGTCGACTCAGTGCTCAAGGTCATCAAGGATGTGGCCGAGCAGACCAATTTGCTGGCGCTGAACGCGGCCATTGAAGCCGCCCGTGCGGGTGACGCGGGTCGTGGTTTTGCCGTGGTGGCCGATGAAGTGCGCAAACTGGCCGAACGCACAGCATCTTCGACCGTAGAAATTGGCAAGATCATTCAGCAGATGAAGGACACCAGTCTGGATGCCAACAAACAGATGTCTGGTGCAGTTGAAGTTGCCCGTTCAGCCGTAGGCCGTGCGGCGCAGGCAGAAAGCTCAATCGCCACCATCCGCGAGTCATCCAGCGTGGCGGTGGATTTGGTCGGGCAGATCACCAATGCCATTGCCGAGCAAAGCACCGCCAGCAATGTCATCGCCAATCAGGTTGAATCGGTCGCACAAATGACCGAACAAAACAGCGAGGCGGCACAAAGTACAGCCAGATCGGCGGACGAACTCAAGCTTATTGTGGCGCGCCTGACCGCCGAAATTGGCCGTTATCGCCTGGTGCCAGCCTGA
- a CDS encoding alkaline phosphatase family protein, with amino-acid sequence MKSRSNRWLAALLGSFIVMGAMVGCNSGSSDSSSTPTATPTPTAAPTPTPAPTISSSIKHVFVITLENENYTTTFGASSPATYLSQTLPTQGALLTQYFGTGHVSLDNYIAMISGQAGNPDTNTDCQTYSDFAQTGTDADGQAIGHGCVYPATVKTLPDQLKAANLTWHGYMEDMGNDPSRESATCGHPVIGTQDMTQSPEASSVAVANGDQYATRHNPFAYFHSIIDSSDCAANVVELAHLQTDLQSISTTSNFNFITPNLCHDGHDGGGGSSGTCVTGETGGLVSADAFLKKWVPIIMASPAFKQDGLLIINFDESSAATSTTVMTSATTGTLTAIYTGATCCGQKPGPNLASYPQTQALGSYLTHGITFQVNITYNSFGGDNTGAVLLSPFIKGGTVTSTGYNHYSMLRTIEDIFQLGHLGYAGQTGLASFGSDIFTNLH; translated from the coding sequence ATGAAATCAAGATCGAACCGGTGGCTTGCCGCATTACTCGGCTCGTTTATCGTCATGGGCGCGATGGTGGGCTGTAATAGCGGTAGCAGCGATAGCAGCAGCACGCCGACAGCGACCCCAACACCTACTGCAGCCCCGACGCCGACTCCTGCGCCGACCATCAGCAGCAGCATCAAGCACGTCTTTGTGATTACGCTGGAAAACGAAAACTACACCACCACCTTCGGTGCGAGCAGCCCGGCAACCTATCTATCGCAGACTCTGCCGACCCAGGGCGCGTTGTTGACCCAGTACTTCGGCACCGGCCACGTCAGTCTGGATAACTACATCGCCATGATCTCGGGTCAGGCAGGCAATCCGGATACCAATACCGACTGCCAGACCTACAGCGACTTCGCGCAAACCGGCACCGATGCTGATGGCCAGGCCATCGGCCACGGTTGCGTTTACCCCGCCACAGTCAAAACCCTGCCTGACCAGTTGAAAGCAGCCAATCTGACCTGGCACGGTTACATGGAAGACATGGGTAACGATCCATCCCGTGAATCCGCAACCTGTGGCCATCCGGTGATTGGCACACAAGACATGACGCAAAGCCCGGAAGCGTCCAGCGTGGCCGTGGCCAATGGCGACCAGTACGCGACACGTCACAATCCGTTTGCGTATTTCCACTCGATCATTGATTCGTCTGATTGCGCGGCCAATGTGGTGGAACTGGCTCATCTGCAGACCGATCTGCAGTCGATCTCGACCACTTCCAACTTCAACTTCATTACGCCTAACCTGTGCCATGACGGCCACGATGGCGGCGGCGGCAGCTCCGGCACCTGCGTCACCGGTGAGACTGGCGGTCTGGTTTCCGCCGATGCCTTCCTGAAGAAATGGGTGCCGATCATCATGGCGTCGCCAGCCTTCAAGCAAGACGGTTTGCTGATCATCAACTTTGACGAAAGCTCGGCAGCGACCAGCACCACAGTCATGACCAGCGCCACTACGGGCACGTTGACCGCGATCTACACCGGCGCAACCTGCTGCGGCCAGAAACCAGGCCCGAACCTGGCGTCTTACCCGCAAACGCAAGCGCTGGGTTCGTATCTGACTCACGGCATTACCTTCCAGGTCAACATTACCTACAACAGCTTTGGTGGTGACAACACCGGTGCGGTTCTGCTGTCGCCGTTCATCAAGGGCGGCACGGTGACCAGCACTGGCTACAACCACTATTCGATGCTGCGCACGATTGAAGACATCTTCCAGCTGGGTCATCTGGGATATGCCGGGCAAACCGGGCTGGCCAGTTTTGGCAGCGACATCTTCACCAATCTGCATTGA
- a CDS encoding response regulator: MAKTILIVDDSFSLRQTLGIALKSAGYDVVEAVDGKDALTKLDGRKFNLIISDVNMPNMDGISFVKAAKLLPNYKFTPIIMLTTEGDETKKAEGRAAGVRAWVIKPFQPPVLLDAVSKLIMA; this comes from the coding sequence ATGGCCAAGACCATCCTCATCGTCGATGACTCTTTCAGCTTGCGCCAGACATTGGGTATCGCCCTGAAAAGTGCTGGCTACGACGTGGTGGAAGCGGTCGATGGTAAAGACGCGCTGACCAAACTCGATGGCCGTAAATTCAATCTGATCATCTCTGACGTGAACATGCCCAACATGGATGGCATCAGCTTTGTCAAAGCGGCCAAGTTGCTGCCCAACTACAAGTTCACGCCGATCATCATGCTCACCACCGAAGGCGACGAAACCAAGAAGGCCGAAGGTCGGGCGGCGGGAGTAAGGGCGTGGGTGATCAAGCCGTTTCAGCCGCCGGTGCTGCTCGATGCCGTCTCCAAACTGATCATGGCTTAA
- a CDS encoding flavodoxin family protein — protein sequence MTKIAIVFFSGYGHTAKQAQAVHEGADSADGAQATLYQIDANGDLPEGAFEAISAADAIIYGSPTYMGGPAWQFKKFADASSKPWFTQAWKNKVAAGFTNSASVNGDKFSTITYFWTLSQQHGQVWVGTGLMPANTKAHGPNDVNWTAGSGGALAISPADASPDEAPRAGDLETARLLGKRVAEFAARLK from the coding sequence ATGACGAAGATTGCCATTGTGTTTTTCAGCGGCTACGGCCACACCGCCAAGCAGGCGCAAGCAGTACACGAAGGTGCGGATTCGGCTGACGGCGCGCAAGCCACGCTGTATCAGATTGATGCCAATGGTGATTTGCCTGAGGGGGCATTTGAAGCCATCAGCGCGGCGGATGCCATCATTTATGGCAGCCCGACCTATATGGGCGGCCCGGCATGGCAGTTCAAGAAATTTGCCGATGCTTCATCCAAACCATGGTTTACCCAAGCCTGGAAAAACAAGGTTGCCGCTGGCTTTACCAACTCCGCCTCGGTGAACGGCGACAAGTTTTCTACCATTACCTATTTCTGGACGTTGTCGCAGCAGCACGGGCAAGTCTGGGTCGGCACCGGTTTGATGCCAGCCAACACCAAGGCCCATGGCCCGAACGATGTGAACTGGACTGCCGGCTCTGGCGGTGCGCTGGCTATTTCGCCAGCGGATGCTTCGCCGGACGAAGCACCGCGCGCTGGTGATCTGGAAACCGCGCGCCTCTTGGGCAAGCGCGTCGCCGAGTTTGCAGCGCGTCTGAAGTAA
- a CDS encoding nuclear transport factor 2 family protein, with protein sequence MTEPAESINVMQQVAQTQILAAEEQLRQAMLDSDIATLEALLAPELIFTNHLGQRVSLQDDLDAHRSGQLQIHTLTLSEQQVHTHGDMGVVSVRAQIAGIYAGQPANGDFRFTRVWALTADRTAWRVVAAHSGLVV encoded by the coding sequence ATGACTGAGCCTGCCGAATCCATTAATGTCATGCAGCAAGTGGCGCAGACGCAGATTCTGGCGGCAGAAGAACAATTGCGCCAGGCCATGCTCGACTCCGACATCGCCACGCTCGAAGCGCTACTGGCGCCCGAGCTGATTTTTACCAATCATCTGGGCCAGCGGGTCAGCCTGCAAGATGATCTGGATGCCCACCGTTCGGGACAATTACAGATTCATACGCTCACCCTGAGCGAGCAGCAGGTGCACACGCACGGCGATATGGGCGTGGTGTCGGTGCGCGCCCAGATAGCCGGGATTTACGCGGGTCAACCGGCCAATGGTGATTTCCGGTTTACGCGGGTTTGGGCCTTGACTGCCGACCGCACGGCCTGGCGAGTTGTCGCCGCGCATAGCGGGCTGGTAGTGTGA
- a CDS encoding methyl-accepting chemotaxis protein produces MKQQHIALLALGLINLAVSCLIASIWWYGLILGLVVGALAWLLVSQLSSLAAREVRSLEPIVQVDSELTRYAQLPDLVTGVVPLWCRNIELARGQTREAVDNLVVRFAGINQRLGGTVELASASGGGAMVRMIDESRTQLDGIVRALEQVLHARELLLHEIEGLGEFNAELQKMAADVAQIAGQTNLLALNAAIEAARAGEAGRGFAVVADEVRKLSNMSGDTGKRIATKIESINHTIEAALHSASEISKEEAVMIANSQHVITGVVENFQQAAEQLAGTVGQLEAESRSVEQEVQEVLVNLQFQDRISQILEHVTLDMQKLASLLQGQQLLPEQRAWLAELERSYTTLEQRSVHHGQQANAAAASSSSIEFF; encoded by the coding sequence GTGAAACAACAGCACATCGCATTATTGGCGCTCGGTCTGATCAATCTGGCCGTGAGCTGTTTGATCGCCAGTATCTGGTGGTACGGCTTGATACTCGGGCTAGTGGTTGGCGCACTAGCCTGGCTGCTGGTCAGCCAGCTATCCAGCCTGGCCGCGCGTGAGGTTCGCAGCCTGGAACCCATTGTCCAGGTTGATTCCGAACTCACCCGTTATGCCCAATTGCCTGATCTGGTCACCGGTGTGGTGCCGTTGTGGTGCCGCAATATCGAGCTGGCGCGGGGCCAAACCCGCGAGGCCGTAGATAACCTGGTGGTGCGCTTTGCCGGAATCAACCAACGTCTCGGCGGTACGGTTGAGCTGGCATCGGCCAGTGGCGGCGGCGCCATGGTGCGCATGATCGATGAATCCCGCACCCAACTGGATGGCATTGTGCGTGCGCTGGAACAAGTGCTGCACGCGCGTGAATTGCTGCTGCATGAAATAGAAGGTCTGGGCGAATTCAACGCCGAACTCCAGAAAATGGCCGCTGACGTGGCGCAAATTGCCGGGCAAACCAATCTGCTGGCACTGAATGCTGCCATTGAAGCCGCGCGTGCCGGTGAGGCTGGGCGCGGATTTGCGGTGGTGGCCGATGAAGTACGCAAGCTGTCCAATATGTCGGGCGACACCGGCAAGCGCATTGCCACCAAGATTGAATCCATCAATCACACCATCGAAGCCGCGCTGCACTCCGCCAGCGAAATCTCCAAAGAAGAAGCCGTGATGATTGCCAACTCGCAGCATGTCATTACCGGCGTGGTGGAGAACTTCCAGCAAGCCGCCGAGCAACTGGCGGGTACGGTGGGGCAACTGGAGGCCGAAAGCCGCTCGGTGGAACAAGAAGTGCAGGAAGTGCTGGTTAATTTGCAGTTTCAGGATCGCATCAGCCAGATTCTGGAACACGTCACGCTGGATATGCAAAAGCTCGCCAGCCTGTTGCAAGGCCAGCAATTGCTGCCAGAACAGCGCGCATGGCTGGCCGAACTGGAGCGCTCTTACACCACGCTGGAACAGCGCTCTGTGCATCACGGGCAGCAAGCGAATGCGGCGGCGGCCTCGTCATCGTCCATTGAGTTCTTTTAG
- a CDS encoding FKBP-type peptidyl-prolyl cis-trans isomerase, with protein MSTELQIEDITVGDGKAAVKGALITTQYSGFLEDGTCFDSSYERGQPFQCVIGTGRVIKGWDQGLMGMRVGGKRKLFVPAHLAYGERQIGTHITPNSNLVFEIELLEVLTRDD; from the coding sequence ATGAGCACTGAATTACAAATTGAAGATATCACCGTGGGTGACGGCAAGGCGGCGGTCAAGGGCGCGCTGATTACCACGCAGTACAGCGGGTTTCTGGAAGATGGCACCTGTTTTGATTCGTCGTACGAGCGTGGTCAGCCGTTTCAGTGCGTGATTGGCACCGGTCGCGTAATCAAGGGCTGGGATCAAGGCTTGATGGGCATGAGGGTGGGCGGCAAGCGCAAGTTGTTTGTACCAGCCCATCTGGCCTATGGCGAAAGGCAGATCGGGACGCATATCACGCCCAATTCGAATCTGGTTTTTGAAATTGAATTGCTCGAAGTGCTGACTCGCGATGACTGA
- a CDS encoding GrpB family protein, which yields MTPEESLHQAINQQVALVPYDPNWPLLFAREQERLSQLFGPVFLDIQHIGSTAIPNMLAKPVIDILAGVEPMPVAVGLNGPLCNAGYTTSAQFNASLTDRQWFMRWSEGVRTHHLHVVVYSSTQWQERLQFRDTLRHDPQLAAQYAALKTQLAQQFGDDREAYTDAKGEFVRTVLGS from the coding sequence ATGACGCCCGAAGAGTCATTGCACCAGGCCATCAATCAGCAGGTGGCGCTGGTGCCTTATGACCCCAACTGGCCGCTATTGTTTGCCCGGGAGCAGGAACGGCTAAGCCAGCTGTTCGGCCCGGTATTCCTCGATATCCAGCACATCGGCAGCACGGCCATCCCCAATATGCTCGCCAAACCGGTGATCGACATCCTCGCCGGAGTCGAGCCCATGCCGGTCGCGGTGGGACTGAACGGGCCGCTGTGCAACGCCGGCTACACCACCTCCGCGCAATTCAACGCTTCACTCACCGATCGGCAATGGTTCATGCGCTGGTCTGAAGGCGTGCGTACCCACCATTTGCATGTGGTCGTGTACAGCTCGACTCAATGGCAAGAGCGTCTGCAGTTTCGCGACACACTGCGCCATGACCCCCAACTCGCCGCGCAATACGCCGCGCTCAAGACGCAACTGGCGCAGCAGTTCGGCGATGACCGCGAGGCCTATACCGATGCCAAAGGCGAGTTTGTCCGGACAGTGCTGGGCAGCTAA
- a CDS encoding HDOD domain-containing protein, with protein MSEHQSPDLAGQKLNEQRFHILERIANDMGGNIVFPVCFEITAKISLVMRSNSASIQKIAVEVQKDPLVTTKLLKLANSVTYNPTNATTVDLHTALLRVGMEATRALALACAMEQMSQSKEVSPFEAFSREILAHSLKTAVIAKLLVQRLNVRLNADTAFLAGLVHDLGAFYILHHAARYPELVERPDSVKYLVAQWHESIGVILLDALGLPAEVVEAVADHDFPRNRVENLRTLSDAVYVANLFADGFGEMNKLDTPDLHLPDELADPKYVDLKPEMDAACEEILSTW; from the coding sequence ATGTCTGAACATCAATCTCCGGATTTGGCTGGCCAAAAGCTCAATGAGCAGCGTTTTCATATTCTGGAACGCATTGCCAATGACATGGGCGGGAATATTGTTTTTCCGGTTTGCTTTGAAATTACCGCCAAAATCAGTTTGGTGATGCGCAGTAATTCTGCATCAATCCAGAAAATTGCCGTTGAAGTACAAAAAGACCCGTTGGTAACCACCAAGTTGCTGAAACTGGCTAATTCGGTGACGTATAACCCGACCAATGCTACCACCGTCGATTTGCACACGGCGCTGTTGCGGGTCGGCATGGAAGCGACGCGGGCTTTGGCGCTGGCCTGTGCCATGGAGCAAATGTCGCAATCCAAAGAGGTTTCGCCTTTTGAAGCGTTTTCTCGCGAAATCCTGGCTCACAGTCTGAAAACGGCGGTCATTGCCAAGCTGCTGGTGCAGCGGTTGAATGTGCGGTTGAATGCCGACACCGCATTTCTGGCCGGTCTGGTACACGATCTGGGTGCGTTTTATATCCTGCATCACGCCGCACGTTATCCAGAACTGGTCGAACGCCCGGACTCGGTGAAGTACCTTGTGGCGCAATGGCATGAAAGCATTGGTGTGATTTTGCTGGACGCGTTGGGCCTGCCAGCCGAGGTGGTGGAGGCCGTGGCAGATCACGATTTCCCGCGCAACCGGGTGGAAAACCTGCGCACGCTTTCGGACGCGGTCTATGTCGCTAACCTGTTTGCGGACGGTTTTGGCGAAATGAACAAGCTCGATACTCCCGATCTACACTTGCCCGACGAGTTGGCAGATCCCAAATACGTGGATCTCAAACCGGAAATGGATGCGGCCTGCGAAGAAATCTTGAGCACCTGGTAG
- the ypfH gene encoding esterase, with protein MNSSIIIQQPQGSATQLILLFHGVGASPEHMVPLGEQLAARFAQAFVVSVQASHASDLGSGYQWFSVRGVTEENRPARVAEALPVFVDHVKHWQTQAGVNATATVLVGFSQGAIMVLESTQLATPIADRVIALSGRFALPPRSAASGVKLHLIHGTADAIMPYQQAEQAARQLNDLGAEVTLDLISGLGHGVNGEVLAHLLQRLTS; from the coding sequence ATGAACAGTTCAATCATCATCCAGCAACCGCAAGGCTCGGCCACGCAACTGATTTTGTTGTTTCACGGCGTTGGCGCCAGTCCGGAACATATGGTGCCGTTGGGTGAACAGTTGGCAGCCCGGTTTGCGCAGGCGTTTGTTGTCAGCGTGCAAGCATCCCACGCATCCGATCTGGGGAGTGGTTATCAGTGGTTTTCAGTGCGCGGCGTCACCGAAGAAAACCGCCCGGCGCGGGTGGCGGAGGCGCTACCGGTTTTTGTCGACCACGTTAAGCATTGGCAAACGCAAGCTGGGGTTAACGCGACCGCCACGGTGCTGGTCGGATTCTCGCAAGGTGCCATTATGGTGCTGGAATCAACTCAGCTGGCGACACCCATCGCTGATCGCGTCATTGCTTTGTCCGGCCGTTTTGCCCTGCCGCCACGGTCTGCGGCGTCAGGCGTCAAACTGCATTTGATCCACGGTACAGCCGATGCCATCATGCCGTATCAGCAAGCCGAGCAAGCTGCCCGACAATTGAATGACCTGGGCGCCGAGGTTACGCTGGACCTGATTTCAGGCCTTGGCCATGGCGTAAACGGTGAGGTACTGGCGCATTTGCTACAGCGATTGACCAGCTAA
- a CDS encoding CAP domain-containing protein, which produces MKYSTPFVPTRSARQSRQLALALTLQTTLLLAACGGGGGSDSTTSTPTATPTPVPVATPTPTPTPVGNASGTAFAPIDTSNRAEVIARYQDSFLPLQQTAFSWTGNVGSCLAGDTPLAYKNAEVRLLNYYRAMAGESGNVTLSLPLAAKAQQAALMMDANSALNHSPPTSWTCYTADGATAAGSSNLALGSPTLNSGIGGPGLYIKDSGVSSLGHRRWVLYSRLAIVGPGDTPRANALWVLGNDGPAVTLANGVAWPPAGYVPVDSHIADPAMQWSFSYPGADFSAATVTVQDDAGNPVALTGVGQLPNGYGDNTLSWSLSTSASGWSRLPADTKLSVSIANVMIGGSTRSFSYAVTFVQP; this is translated from the coding sequence ATGAAATATTCAACGCCCTTTGTGCCGACCCGATCCGCTCGACAATCCCGCCAACTGGCTTTGGCTTTAACCCTGCAAACTACTTTGTTGCTCGCCGCTTGCGGCGGCGGTGGTGGTTCGGATTCAACAACTTCGACGCCGACAGCCACGCCGACGCCAGTACCCGTTGCAACGCCCACGCCAACACCAACGCCTGTGGGCAATGCCAGCGGTACCGCTTTCGCCCCGATCGATACCAGCAACCGGGCCGAGGTCATCGCACGGTATCAGGATTCGTTTTTGCCATTGCAGCAAACCGCTTTCAGCTGGACCGGCAATGTCGGCAGTTGCCTGGCTGGCGACACGCCCCTGGCCTATAAAAACGCCGAAGTCCGCCTGCTGAATTATTACCGCGCCATGGCCGGTGAAAGCGGCAATGTCACCTTGTCCTTGCCGCTGGCCGCCAAGGCGCAGCAAGCCGCACTGATGATGGACGCCAACAGCGCGCTCAATCACTCGCCACCCACCAGCTGGACTTGTTACACCGCAGATGGCGCCACTGCCGCCGGTAGTTCCAATCTGGCGCTCGGCTCGCCCACATTGAATAGCGGCATTGGCGGCCCGGGCTTGTACATCAAGGATTCCGGCGTCAGTTCGCTGGGGCATCGGCGCTGGGTACTGTATTCGCGTCTGGCCATCGTCGGGCCTGGCGATACCCCACGTGCCAACGCGCTGTGGGTGCTCGGCAATGATGGCCCGGCAGTGACGCTTGCGAATGGCGTGGCGTGGCCACCGGCTGGTTACGTCCCGGTAGACAGCCACATTGCTGATCCCGCTATGCAATGGTCGTTTTCTTATCCAGGCGCCGATTTCTCGGCGGCGACCGTCACGGTGCAAGATGATGCGGGCAATCCAGTGGCTTTGACCGGTGTCGGCCAATTACCCAATGGTTACGGTGACAACACCCTGAGCTGGTCGCTAAGCACTTCCGCCAGCGGCTGGTCACGCTTGCCTGCCGACACCAAACTGAGCGTGAGCATCGCCAATGTCATGATCGGCGGCAGCACGCGCAGCTTCAGTTACGCCGTGACTTTTGTGCAGCCCTGA
- a CDS encoding FAD-containing oxidoreductase, protein MPDQFDAIVIGTGQGGSPLAVRLGASGRKTAVIERATFGGTCVNVGCTPTKSYVASARAAHVARHAAALGVDISGTISVDLARVKARKDQIIGQSRDGVEKWLRTADNVTIFNGHARFTSANTLSISNANGQITQELQASEIFINTGTRSMVPPVAGLEHIRYHTNATLLELTDLPEHLVIVGSSYIALEFAQIFRRFGSRVTVLVRGERVLGREDEDLALIIQSVLQREGVNFLFNADLARVDPLPDDGVRLTLQNANEPLDASHLLFATGRQPNTDDLGLAAAGITTNKQGLITVDGQLRTSVPGIWAIGDVNGRGAFTHTSYDDFQIVAANLLDGRPRSVDSRIMAYAVFVDPPLARVGMSEADVRKSGRDALIATMPMSRVGRARERGETDGMMKVLVDAQTRQIIGAGILGIEGDEAIHSIIDIMTAGAPYPTLQYALHIHPTISELVPTLLDGLKPLV, encoded by the coding sequence ATGCCCGATCAGTTTGATGCAATTGTCATTGGCACCGGCCAAGGCGGTTCGCCGCTGGCAGTGCGGCTGGGCGCCAGCGGGCGCAAAACCGCGGTAATCGAGCGGGCGACGTTTGGTGGCACCTGCGTTAATGTTGGCTGCACGCCGACCAAAAGCTACGTTGCGAGCGCTCGCGCCGCGCATGTCGCACGCCATGCCGCCGCGCTGGGTGTCGATATCTCCGGCACGATCAGTGTTGATCTGGCGCGGGTCAAAGCACGTAAAGACCAGATCATCGGCCAGTCGCGCGATGGCGTAGAAAAATGGCTGCGCACCGCAGACAACGTGACGATTTTCAACGGTCACGCCCGCTTTACCAGTGCCAATACGCTGAGCATCAGCAACGCGAATGGCCAGATAACCCAAGAGCTGCAAGCCAGCGAGATTTTCATCAATACCGGCACGCGTTCGATGGTGCCGCCGGTAGCTGGCCTGGAACATATCCGCTACCACACCAACGCAACGTTGCTGGAATTAACTGACTTGCCTGAGCATCTGGTCATTGTCGGCAGCAGTTATATTGCGCTGGAGTTTGCGCAGATCTTCCGGCGTTTTGGCAGCCGCGTTACGGTGTTGGTGCGCGGCGAACGCGTGCTGGGGCGAGAAGATGAAGATTTGGCGTTGATCATCCAAAGCGTATTGCAGCGCGAAGGCGTCAATTTTCTGTTCAACGCTGACCTCGCCCGCGTTGACCCGCTGCCTGACGATGGCGTGCGCCTGACTTTGCAGAACGCCAACGAGCCGCTGGATGCCTCACATTTGCTGTTTGCCACTGGCCGCCAACCCAACACGGACGATCTGGGCCTGGCCGCGGCTGGCATCACCACCAACAAGCAGGGTTTGATCACCGTGGATGGCCAGCTACGCACATCCGTGCCCGGCATCTGGGCGATTGGTGACGTCAACGGGCGCGGCGCCTTCACCCATACCTCATATGATGACTTCCAGATCGTGGCCGCCAACTTGCTGGATGGCCGCCCACGCAGTGTCGACTCACGGATCATGGCTTATGCGGTGTTTGTTGACCCGCCACTGGCGCGCGTCGGGATGTCCGAAGCCGATGTGCGCAAAAGCGGCCGCGACGCCTTGATCGCTACCATGCCCATGTCACGCGTCGGCCGCGCCCGTGAACGCGGCGAAACCGACGGCATGATGAAAGTGCTGGTCGATGCCCAAACCCGCCAGATCATTGGCGCAGGCATTCTGGGGATTGAAGGCGACGAAGCCATCCATAGCATCATCGACATCATGACCGCTGGCGCGCCCTACCCTACGCTGCAATACGCGCTGCATATCCACCCGACCATCAGCGAGCTGGTGCCCACTTTGCTGGATGGGCTAAAGCCACTGGTTTGA